The genomic DNA TTGTTTTTGGTATTAGTGTGCGCTTCACACGCCTCTTTATGTGCTTacgttttaattgaaaaagtttgcACATCCTCTGCACGTGCACACCGCGCCTGCCCTCCGACAAATAAAGTTCGCAcccacacacacctacacattccggcttttcaattataaatttctattaacttatttttagaatcgaatataaatatatgagtaGTACTCATTTAGCAACTTGCAGGAATTAATTACGCTTatttctgctgttgttgttgctattattcaCAGTTTAGTTTctaattttagtttatattctgtggttttaattttttatttgcaaaactttttcaacatttatcAGTTACGCCAAAACCGGGTGAcacattttcatttgttttctatattttctatatagaaAACCATTTAACTGTAAATAtacatgtttaattttttaagcttggtgctttgaaaaataggttcttagacagCGCTCCGAAAATCTCTTCAAATATaaactcttaattgtaacgggaaggtcctccagtcctcagttttctatttttttcttaatatcagTTGGAAAAATTTATAACTCGCTTCTAAATACCGCAAAAGTTACTCGTTTCAAAAATTTCGTGGGAAAtttaatgctctacaaaatggtttctaacgttttttttcgtaaagctaaccgtttaaaagatattaacggttgaaatttgattattttaaggcacatttttttcttatgaatatttttttttaattgcgaaaCTCTTTGTTTTGTCGGAAGcttactgctctacaaaaacggtctcttatttttattttattattattttttttattatttaattttcgttGATTTTCGACGATGGATATCTCGTAAACTTTTAGctttatcaaaaaattataagattATAAGTAGATGTGTCTAACAAACTATTTTTCGGAGTTCATTTTTTTACCCtcactaatatatttatatatttatttatttaatttaccgcTTTATTTGCGCCACCACTGTTATTTTAACCCACCGTTCCttttatttgttgattttatatatttttttctcgctGCCTGCGTGTTAGGCGGTTAACCGTTATAGCTACaaccacaaaataataaaaactattgcGCCACAAATGGGAAATTTGCGCCGACTAAAGTTAGCAATAGTCGATATTTGTGGCAAATGTGTAGTTAAGTGAAAATGCAAAACTTTCAAACCAATTCGTTCATACTTTTTAATGAAACTGTATTAATAGAAAGTTATATTTTTgcggttttaattttatatattattctcACGCGAATATTTTAAGGCGAAAactatttattaatgttaattACTGTCTTTATCAgacatatttacaatatatgtacgagatgtgttaaaaaaaaataataacgggAATATTCGTTTTTggaaaaaacatttattcattCGGCTACATTAATGTTGTCATTTTCAAAATAGGTtccattcgatattatgcacttatgccaaCGCTGCTTCCCATCGTCCAAATACTTCTCGAACTCGATTTTCAGGATAATttttagctctttcagcgattttaatcttataaaatatctataaatatatatatagtacattaGGGGCATGATCCTTCAAATccgcgaaattttaaattcattaaatttccCGTTATTTTCTGAACACACCTCATATACATAGCATTCATGTATTCCCAACAAAAAAACCGttaataccatctgatcaaataatacccggactgacaaaaaaacaacattttcattattttaataaaaaaccttTATGATCACTCTCAAAATAGGCTTCAGAGCCAATACAGGCAAGCCaacatttaatgcaaatttccatacacttgttatcaGCCACAGCTAGGATGGCCTTTCAGTGTCTTCAAATTGACATATCAAACATCACACGTACATAACAAAAAGTTGTACTAATCTTGAACGCAGTTTAAATGAACCAATCGGatttaaatgtaataaataaaatctgaaaCATGGACTACAGTGGAATGCAAAATGAAAAACCAACGTAACTGTTAACCTCTCTCAGCCACTATTTACAGAATCGTTAAGCTACGAATACAGCttattggttgttgttgttgtagcggcagaattctgccgagttgacagtccttggccagaTAAAATTCAGTTCCAGTTACGTAGACGAGCCGACTGCCGTGGGAACAGCTGTTTATCGTTATTTGAGGTTAGTTGAGTATTTAAAGGTAAAAAacgttttatataaatttttggcaaaacTACAAGTCCTATGAAAAATAGTTAAATGGCAAAGTTTTAGGTACTAaaagatctataacttttgtGTTAACGCTTTGTTCACATGACTTTAAAATTTAtgtgcaaattttatataaccAATTTTCAATCACTAGTGGGTTCTTTTTTTACATATTctgagaaaataaataataataatgagtaTTTTTTTGCATCATCCGAAAGTAGAGACTTCAACGTGTAACTGTTCTTAAACTCAAGTGGAGTGGAGCTATTCCACCTGAATGTTcaactaaattttcatttacgTCTATGGCAAGCTTTGTGAGACTATCataaaaataactaataaaatctgaataacaatatttattgtattatatttattgaatgCAATTTAGAACGGTTTAATatgaaacatatttaaatagaGCAGAGTTACCATCAAAAATGTAATCATTATAATTCTCAAGAGTACTTTGTAGCAAAAATtagggttatatccactttcACGTCAGAAAAACacgttttttgtgaattttttgatgaagcattttatttaataaataaataatattaataaataaattaataaaaaatttaaatttacagaattttatgtacattaataatgagtgcttcattttgaaaaattttggattcccttcATGACGTAGCCGATCTCCGAGAGGACCTCCGATAAAAGATGTCTAGCGGTCAGGAAgacttttctgcttaaaattatccaaaatccaaaaacctaaaaaaaaattatatcttcagatgaatacaggtaatgatcaaagatttagtcaaaattttgatttctgaCAAAACGCTGACTTCCCAAAATAGAAAGATATTCTTTGGGGAAAAACTTACATTACAGACTGAGTAAAAAATCGcaatcattaaaaattaataaaaatccaTCATTTCCTGACAAAAACCAAGGTCATgtgaaaattttcctcaccgactctgaaaacagcgtttcgagaaaaacgcgttcgAAGTTTTGGGAGCAGATTACActaagtaaaatatttctttcaaatttcaatattttccggATGAACTTCATATTTTCAGAGAGTAttcctaaatatatgtatattcaatatatatcgAAACAAAAATCGATTGTTTTTCAAATCACAAGTGATTTAAGCCCTTAAATGTCAGCTAATTGTCAGATTTGACAGCTGATTGACTCCATCAAGTGAGCGTtaagcatatactcgtatatatgtactttatctGTAGCCAACTGTATATGCAGAACTTTTTTGATAACATTGCAGcagatatataaagaaatacaatatgtaaatatataaagaaactcCGTTGGCAACCATGTACTAATTTAACCACATCCAATcacattaatatgaaaaaatacaaaaaattcaattgataCTAGACATTTGTTCacaatttgcacaaattttCGAAGGCTTAAAATACTACCACACAAATGAAGCCAACATTTGAAGTCGAGCTAAAATCACATATCTTGCTACTACTTTGCCTAAATATTTGCTCAGCCAGATGGGAGAGTGCGTATGAGCACTTATGTGATAAAAAAGGCTGCAGTTATCTGGTGAGATTGGATGATATTGTGGAGAAGATTCCGCATCAATGTAAGTTTTAAATTGAGTAGATATATGTACCGATATATtagcatatagtatatattaatatttttcttcttccaATCACTATACGCTTGCAGTATTTTTCGATTGGGAATGGAACGGCTTTTATACTGTGTATATGGATGAAGAGTCGAACAGTTTTCAGTATGGTCATGAGATATGTGTGGATGTGAACGGCTGTAATGGCACATTTATTTGCGCTCAAATCCATGAAATGACCAAATTAAAGGAGCAGGTGGCTCTTAATGTTGCGGGTCGTGTTCTTGTAAATAATGTGGTGATTTATTCAGACGATGCTATGACATTTACTTTTTCAGGCGTAGAGAATTTAATAGCAATGCCAACGgatgtggaaaattttttagtaGAATTGGGTTATTGAATATATGcgtaaatcataaaatatacaataaatgaaaataagtaaataagtaaTATATACTAAAAAACCGAAAATCATCCAAAAAACTAACTTTATATCCCAAGCGAAATTGATCCGGTCCAAccaaatagataaaaaaaaaaagtgcctAGGTTCAcacaaccttttttatgttcgtatgAATTAAACTCCATATAtcaatttgtgtgtgtttgactAATTtggaaggcgataataaagatttatattgaaatacgtgaaaatatattgattttttgttagtctgggtcaaatttgatcatatatactcgtatatatgtatacaatatacatactggtatacaataaaatatataacaatgaGTGATAAAAGCAactgatatttttaaatttaactctAGTAGGAAACCGATATGTCAAAATAGCAATATCTTTCTATGGTTAGTCATATATAAGcacatatcaataaaaaaaaaccactaCGCACTCAGCATTATCAAATAGCTCGAAAAATCACTCAAAAATACCAACGTTAATCGCATctgtttatttttacaaatttcgtcatgtgttgatatttttatatgtcCTACGCATTTACCATAcagtaaataaaactatatataataagcttatacaacaataaatataatattaaagcaaTAAATGATTCATAAAAATGAACTCCAATGATGAAACAAAGGAAGAACTCAAGTAAAACGAGAAGGCTTAAATTACtcagcaaaataaaaatctttatcaaTCCTCGATAGTATAGTGGTCAGTATCCCCGCCTGTCACGCGGGAGACCGGGGT from Bactrocera oleae isolate idBacOlea1 chromosome 3, idBacOlea1, whole genome shotgun sequence includes the following:
- the LOC106615378 gene encoding uncharacterized protein; this translates as MKPTFEVELKSHILLLLCLNICSARWESAYEHLCDKKGCSYLVRLDDIVEKIPHQLFFDWEWNGFYTVYMDEESNSFQYGHEICVDVNGCNGTFICAQIHEMTKLKEQVALNVAGRVLVNNVVIYSDDAMTFTFSGVENLIAMPTDVENFLVELGY